One window from the genome of Oreochromis niloticus isolate F11D_XX linkage group LG20, O_niloticus_UMD_NMBU, whole genome shotgun sequence encodes:
- the LOC102082521 gene encoding uncharacterized protein LOC102082521: MFGFHTCLYSQDHLNMDQQMLLRVVISDDDIRKLMLSKRPDSIEDLKDQLKNQLSLQYDFKLQYEDEDFNNALCNLTEIGHLPEKATLKILLLITLNLRSLSSPNTSSDTECSTADTEILSACGTSHSLRQQWPDFFNIPNFSVDVEYRLRQGDLAFMKDGTRMTVSRDMKHDILEKIAESMYTFKAYPDDDDDFTSVAKALISKHPCLTEPGLQPGWYGWKNSLKFKMANYCTKLRKVGFEDVTVNGGKRSKANPVGEYSSKNVKRPKRGEANYLPNFPDGHDEITLENARKVMADEIKKKLPDATLISQLMDLTFPLRRQEIVKEAPAVQNMAERWPGLFKERQIFAEFFRITSKNLEGDFIETLDQLTPRFIEIFESKKGTTGQKLTELLQDITGFTQDVTALHSVVLKGIPIILGDDATKCYKTCFVTMCTQQCFCLHFKDHIHY, encoded by the exons ATGTTTGGATTTCATACGTGTCTCTATTCTCAGGATCACTTGAATATGGACCAACAAATGTTGCTCAGAGTTGTCATCAGTGATGATGATATTAGAAAGTTGATGTTGAGTAAGAGACCAGATTCTATTGAAGACCTGAAAGATCAGTTGAAGAATCAACTGTCGCTGCAGTATGACTTTAAACTACAGTATGAAGATGAAGACTTCAATAATGCCCTCTGCAATTTAACTGAAATAGGACACTTGCCTGAAAAAGCAACACTGAAAATCCTCCTTCTCATAACTCTTAATCTAAGAAGTCTTTCATCACCCAACACATCATCAGACACGGAGTGCAGCACAGCAGACACTGAGATCCTGTCAGCTTGTGGGACATCACATTCACTAAGACAACAGTGGCCGGACTTCTTTAATATACCCAATTTCTCAGTAGATGTTGAGTACAGACTTAGACAGGGAGATCTTGCCTTCATGAAAGATGGGACACGAATGACTGTATCAAGAGACATGAAGCATGACATACTTGAAAAAATTGCTGAGTCAATGTACACTTTCAAGGCATAtccagatgatgatgacgacTTCACCAGCGTTGCAAAAGCACTGATTAGCAAGCACCCCTGCCTTACAGAGCCCGGTCTACAGCCAGGATGGTACGGCTGGAAGAACAGCCTGAAATTTAAGATGGCGAACTATTGCACAAAGCTTCGGAAAGTTGGATTTGAAGATGTAACAGTAAATGGAGGTAAACGAAGTAAAGCCAACCCAGTGGGAGAGTACTCAAGCAAGAATGTGAAACGACCAAAAAGAGGTGAAGCAAATTATCTGCCCAACTTTCCTGATGGACACGATGAAATAACCCTCGAAAATGCAAGGAAGGTCATGGCAGATGAAATAAAGAAGAAACTGCCAGATGCCACTCTCATCTCACAGTTGATGGATCTGACATTTCCACTACGTAGGCAAGAGATTGTAAAAGAGGCACCTGCTGTACAGAACATGGCTGAACGGTGGCCAGGTCTTTTCAAAGAGAGACAG ATATTTGCTGAGTTCTTTAGAATTACCAGCAAGAACCTAGAGGGAGACTTCATTGAGACTTTGGACCAGCTCACCCCACGTTTTATTGAAATATTCGAGTCCAAAAAAGGAACTACTGGGCAGAAACTGACCGAGCTATTGCAGGACATCACTGGTTTT actcaagaTGTCACTGCACTGCATTCTGTTGTCCTGAAAGGCATTCCAATCATTCTTGGTGATGACGCCACTAAATGTTACAAGACGTGCTTTGTAACTATGTGCACACAACAATGC